A DNA window from Vanessa cardui chromosome 16, ilVanCard2.1, whole genome shotgun sequence contains the following coding sequences:
- the LOC124536444 gene encoding meiotic recombination protein DMC1/LIM15 homolog: MIDQALDDNISENEEEESFFQDVDILQKHGINVADIKKLKGAGICTIKGIQMSTKKKLCNIKGFSETKVEKIKEACLKVISLGFMTALEVSDRRKHVFKINTGSNELDKLLAGGIESMAITEVFGEFRTGKTQLSHTLCVTTQMPNSSGYSGGKVMFLDTEHTFRPDRLRPIADRFNLEQNAVLDNVLYARAYTSEHQAELLDFVAAKFHEEAGVFKLLIIDSVMALFRVDFSGRGELADRQQKLAQVLSRLQKISEEYNVAVFITNQMTADPGATLSFQADPKKPIGGNILAHASTTRIYLRKGRGENRIAKIYDSPDLPESEATFAITNGGIADAKD; this comes from the exons atGATAGATCAAGCTTTGGACGATAATATTTCCGAAAACGAAGAAGAAGAGAGTTTTTTTCAAGATGTAgacatattacaaaaacatgGAATTAACGTAgcagatattaaaaaattaaagggaGCTGGTATTTGCACTATTAAGGGAATTCAAATGTctacgaaaaaaaaactatgtaacATTAAAGGCTTCTCTGAAACCAAGgtagaaaaaattaaagaagctTGCTTAAAAGTAATATCCTTAGGTTTTATGACTGCTCTAGAAGTAAGCGATCGAAGAAAACATGTCTTTAAGATCAACACTGGAAGTAATGAATTAga CAAACTTCTTGCTGGTGGAATAGAGTCAATGGCGATTACTGAGGTCTTCGGCGAGTTTCGTACAGGAAAAACGCAATTATCTCACACCTTATGCGTTACAACACAAATGCCTAATTCGTCAGGCTATAGCGGTGGGAAGGTTATGTTTCTTGACACTGAACACACATT TCGGCCAGATCGATTAAGGCCTATTGCAGATAGATTTAACTTGGAGCAAAACGCCGTCCTAGACAACGTTCTATATGCAAGAGCTTATACTTCTGAACATcag GCTGAACTGCTTGATTTCGTTGCCGCGAAGTTTCATGAAGAAGCTGgtgtattcaaattattaataatagattcGGTCATGGCATTATTCCGTGTTGACTTCTCTGGGCGCGGTGAACTAGCCGATCGACAGCAAAAGCTAGCACAAGTTTTATCAAGATTACAAAAg ATATCAGAAGAGTACAACGTTGCAGTTTTTATAACTAATCAAATGACTGCGGACCCAGGAGCCACATTGTCCTTCCAAGCCGATCCAAAAAAACCAATCGGTGGAAATATTCTCGCTCACGCTTCAACGACGAGAATATATCTTAGAAAAGGACGTGGAGAAAATCGTATCGCGAAAATTTACGATTCACCAGACTTGCCTGAAAGCGAAGCTACCTTCGCTATTACGAATGGTGGCATCGCAGATGCTAAAGATTAA